From the genome of Streptomyces sp. SID8374:
GGTGACTTCCCGTCCTGGACGGTGCAGGTCCAGATCATGCCGGCGGCGGACGCGGCGACGTACCGCTTCAACCCGTTCGACCTCACCAAGGTGTGGCCGCACGCGGACTACCCGCCGATCGAGATCGGCAAGCTGGAGCTCAACCGCAACCCGGAGAACATCTTCGCCGAGGTCGAGCAGTCGATCTTCAGCCCCGCGCACTTCGTGCCGGGCATCGGCCCGTCCCCGGACAAGATGCTCCAGGGCCGTCTCTTCGCGTACGGCGACGCCCACCGCTACCGCGTCGGCATCAACGCCGACCACCTGCCGGTCAACCGCCCGCACGCCACCGAGGCGCGTACCAACAGCCGGGACGGCTACCTCTACGACGGCCGCCACAAGGGCACCAAGAACTACGAGCCGAACAGCTTCGGCGGCCCCGTCCAGACGGACCGCCCGCTCTGGCAGCCCGTGCCGGTCAGCGGCACCACCGGCAACACCGAGGCCCCCGGCCACGCCGAGGACAACGACTTCGTGCAGGCGGGCGACCTCTACCGGCTGATGTCGGAGGACGAGAAGGGCCGGCTGATCGACAACCTCGCCGGGTTCATCTCCCAGGTCTCGCGCGACGAGATCGCCGAGCGCGCGATCGACAACTTCCGCCAGGCGGACGGCGACTTCGGCAAGCGGCTGGAAGCCGCGGTCCAGGCCCTTCGCGGCTGACCGGTCGCTTGCCGTCGACGGTGGGCCGGCTCCCCTTCGCGGGGATCCGGCCCATCGGGCGTTCGTAGGGGATGCGCCGCCTGTCGGCAGGACACCCGCGGGAATGCCGGGCCCTGTCGGCGGGGTCTCCTACGCCGACCCGGCGGCCGCCACCGTACGGCGACGGGCGGGCGCCCAGCAGCGGATGATGTCGCGCACCGACACGATGCCCACCGGGCCGGTGTCGTCCAGCACGATCAGATGCCGGAACCCGCCGTGCGTCATGGCTTCCGCGGCCTCCTCCAGGGTCCAGGCCGGGGCGGCGAACACCACGTCGGTGGTGGTGTGGGCGGACGCGGTCTCCAGATCGGGGTTCTGGCCCGATCCGACCGCGTTGAGGATGTCGCGCTCGGTGATGATCCCGAGCCCGCAGGTGTCCGGGTCATGGACGACGGCCGCCCCGATGCGGCGCGCCGACATCAGCCGGGCGGCCTGGCGGAGCGTGTGGGTGGGGCCGATGGTGAGGACCACCGTGCTCATGGCGTCACGGACGAGCATGAAACGAGCCACCTCCTCGGTGCGCCGACTCTGTGAGTCGATTCACAAGTTCACAAGTGGGGGGACTCTCAGAGTTGCATCCCTGCGGCGGGCCG
Proteins encoded in this window:
- a CDS encoding CBS domain-containing protein, coding for MLVRDAMSTVVLTIGPTHTLRQAARLMSARRIGAAVVHDPDTCGLGIITERDILNAVGSGQNPDLETASAHTTTDVVFAAPAWTLEEAAEAMTHGGFRHLIVLDDTGPVGIVSVRDIIRCWAPARRRTVAAAGSA